The following proteins come from a genomic window of Ignavibacteria bacterium:
- a CDS encoding T9SS type A sorting domain-containing protein → MYKILNLIIIIFLLPTSLVAQSLEWRTYNKNKTGITNSKILSIAIDKKKVKWFLMGNGDVVTYDNFNWTNIEIQIPGIPKSTIKKLLIDKNDNKWFLTNGYGLAKYDGIEWTIYNTANSGIMENIINAVAFDSIGNIWIGTEEKGLIKFDGTNWTRYWTGNSGLPEIKVTAITIDRFNKKYIGTGWNGGLAIFNDTSWITFNRTSSRIPETILDIYIDRHDNIWIGGYLGIAIFNGSRWIHYFKNDSHRFTTITEDSAGRIWIGFHGDALFPSHRFVIIFNDTTNYLQLDEMNSGLPYSWINIILSDGSDVFLGTNDNRVVKYDCADWFIFDNNNTGIQNDYVKAVAYDKSGNILIGTYGSGIVFHKSDKNTTSWRGEIPGTYIQTLKTDSANKIWVGTQFNGLLHFNGAKWDTFNTSNSPIPSNNVLCVNIDSYGNKWIGTDNGVAKFNGINWTIYNRYNSGLPGRYISSILIDKFNYKWIGTENGLVITDEASWGVYNTSTSGLPENWIISLAIDSLNNKWIGTWRYGLVKYDGTNWTVYNTSNSGLPSNWIRVIKVDTIGNLWIGTENAGLVKYDGTNWQVFNVSNSELPSNSITSIEIDGANHKIIGTNAGLSIYREGGVILDVKDYQPANVPERFSLSQNYPNPFNGVTSIEYSVLRREHVSLKVYDVLGREIATLVDEINDPGIYNSQLSILNSQLSTGIYFYQLKAGNYTETKKMVVVK, encoded by the coding sequence ATGTATAAAATATTAAACTTAATAATAATTATTTTTCTTTTACCCACATCACTTGTGGCACAATCTTTAGAATGGCGTACTTATAATAAAAATAAAACTGGGATTACCAACTCAAAAATTCTATCGATTGCGATAGACAAGAAAAAAGTAAAATGGTTTTTAATGGGAAATGGTGATGTTGTAACATACGACAATTTTAATTGGACAAATATCGAAATCCAAATTCCAGGAATACCAAAGTCTACGATTAAAAAACTTCTGATAGATAAAAACGATAACAAATGGTTTTTGACCAACGGCTATGGGCTAGCAAAATACGATGGAATCGAATGGACTATCTATAACACCGCGAATTCAGGTATTATGGAAAACATAATAAATGCTGTTGCATTTGATTCTATTGGAAATATATGGATCGGTACTGAGGAAAAAGGATTAATTAAATTTGATGGCACAAACTGGACAAGATATTGGACGGGGAATTCTGGACTTCCAGAAATAAAAGTAACCGCAATTACTATTGATAGATTTAATAAGAAGTACATCGGAACTGGGTGGAACGGCGGATTAGCAATATTTAATGATACAAGCTGGATAACATTTAACAGAACTTCCTCACGTATTCCTGAAACAATATTAGACATTTATATTGATAGACATGATAATATTTGGATTGGTGGATATCTTGGAATTGCTATTTTTAACGGAAGCAGATGGATTCATTATTTTAAGAATGATTCACATAGATTTACAACAATTACTGAAGACAGTGCTGGTCGAATTTGGATAGGTTTTCATGGAGACGCTCTATTTCCGTCTCATAGATTTGTAATAATTTTCAATGACACCACCAATTATCTCCAACTTGACGAAATGAACTCTGGATTACCTTATTCATGGATCAATATAATACTATCTGACGGCTCAGATGTTTTTCTGGGGACTAATGATAATAGAGTTGTTAAATACGATTGCGCTGATTGGTTTATTTTCGATAACAACAACACCGGCATCCAAAACGATTATGTTAAAGCTGTTGCATACGATAAATCCGGTAACATCTTAATCGGAACTTACGGAAGCGGAATTGTATTTCATAAATCAGATAAAAACACAACAAGCTGGCGGGGTGAAATTCCCGGAACTTACATACAAACTCTTAAAACAGACTCTGCTAACAAAATCTGGGTCGGAACGCAGTTCAACGGATTGCTTCACTTTAATGGTGCCAAATGGGATACTTTCAATACTTCGAACTCACCCATCCCAAGCAATAACGTACTTTGCGTTAACATCGATTCATACGGGAACAAATGGATAGGAACCGATAATGGTGTAGCTAAATTTAACGGAATCAATTGGACTATTTACAATAGATATAATTCTGGTCTTCCGGGCAGATACATCAGCTCAATTCTGATAGATAAATTCAACTATAAATGGATTGGAACGGAGAATGGCTTGGTTATAACCGATGAAGCAAGCTGGGGTGTTTACAATACATCGACTTCCGGTTTACCGGAAAACTGGATAATCTCATTGGCAATAGACAGTCTAAATAATAAATGGATTGGCACTTGGCGTTATGGATTGGTAAAATACGATGGGACTAATTGGACTGTTTACAACACATCGAACTCCGGGCTCCCAAGCAATTGGATAAGAGTAATAAAAGTCGATACAATTGGAAACTTATGGATTGGAACAGAGAATGCAGGTTTGGTAAAATACGATGGAACGAACTGGCAGGTGTTCAATGTATCTAACTCCGAGCTTCCGAGCAACTCCATAACATCAATTGAGATTGACGGAGCGAATCATAAAATTATCGGGACAAATGCCGGATTATCTATTTACCGTGAAGGTGGAGTGATACTTGACGTTAAGGATTATCAACCCGCAAACGTTCCAGAGAGATTCTCTCTATCGCAGAATTATCCTAATCCATTCAATGGAGTAACTAGCATTGAGTATTCAGTATTGAGAAGAGAACATGTATCTTTGAAAGTCTATGACGTGCTCGGGAGAGAAATTGCAACGCTTGTTGATGAAATTAATGACCCAGGAATTTATAATTCTCAATTATCAATTCTCAATTCTCAATTATCCACTGGGATCTATTTCTATCAGCTCAAAGCCGGTAATTACACTGAGACTAAGAAAATGGTTGTAGTGAAGTGA
- a CDS encoding T9SS type A sorting domain-containing protein, whose protein sequence is MRYCQYDANPLVPQNFSITVDGAGHPKLTWTKNSEPDVVRADNNTAYKIDRRIDSLGTGNFGPWYYFASRDYSKSDFTDESIGSAGYGPCKVEYRIRARDYTSHHSEYSSTVSISYGTGENKIAVGRIYPAQFTLEQNYPNPFNPSTKIRFSIPVNQFNAVLTTLKVYDLLGNIIGTIVNEHKEPGEYEIDFNAEDFELQSGIYFYELRAGNFYSVRKFLLIK, encoded by the coding sequence ATGCGGTATTGCCAATACGACGCCAATCCATTAGTTCCGCAAAATTTCTCAATTACTGTCGATGGGGCTGGACATCCAAAATTAACCTGGACAAAAAATTCAGAACCAGATGTAGTCAGAGCGGACAATAACACTGCCTATAAAATTGATAGACGCATTGATTCTTTGGGGACGGGAAATTTTGGTCCTTGGTATTATTTCGCATCGCGGGATTATTCCAAATCTGATTTTACAGATGAATCAATAGGTTCGGCAGGTTATGGTCCTTGTAAAGTTGAATATAGAATCAGAGCAAGGGATTATACAAGTCATCATTCAGAATATTCATCAACAGTTAGTATCAGCTATGGTACAGGTGAGAATAAAATCGCTGTAGGGAGAATTTATCCAGCTCAATTTACCCTTGAACAAAATTATCCTAATCCATTTAATCCATCAACAAAAATTAGGTTCAGTATTCCAGTAAATCAATTTAATGCCGTACTTACAACACTAAAAGTCTATGATTTGCTTGGAAACATTATTGGAACTATAGTAAATGAACATAAAGAACCTGGCGAATATGAAATTGACTTCAATGCCGAAGATTTTGAATTGCAGTCCGGTATATATTTTTATGAGTTAAGGGCTGGGAATTTTTATTCTGTCAGGAAGTTTTTGTTGATTAAATAA
- a CDS encoding T9SS type A sorting domain-containing protein has translation MKMKKIFYWLIALSVVQNVHSQSVEGLIEKYRDRGYVITKVEKDIYKIENKWGDVLNYVELTTSNEANLKLFDDPKLNYPDPQYIYPYELDTTIYGQKYKLWKEIDVSTYLPSDPIVIADANNNGLPEIYGVLYGLDTLDLHSVIYEMDSLKNFPLKYIYKPEPWFVQHPVTIGDINGDGIKDLGVRAGPYTIHHLRFYTGNSINSLPTNFMFISNYLNGLVTNCKILDLDKNGRTNLICRSETYMRIYILEYNPLTNNYDSVFSMRSPLDRQLRTFTVGDFDQDGKGDIFFGSGTKLFMLENVFGREYQIVWETTLPYSNLAYFMVTNDFNKNGKPEFWVGSQFLPTYTYPFLVLWCFESNGDNSYELIHQIYLIDAESWITGYALPSDIDNDGEEELVICVAENFVIILKPKRVEGKYIFEPFYINFSKRFNYFSVNTYDFDNDGKLELTISGDRWRTSPSQAWTATRIYKENFLSSVKNDKNTKLENFRISHSYPNPFNSKTQFKLLVPNNLKSNHFDIRIFNLLGKEIKVLLNQELYSGGHFIEWDGKNNDGYELASGMYFIQVKNLQTIQTIKTILIK, from the coding sequence ATGAAAATGAAAAAAATATTTTATTGGCTGATTGCTCTATCTGTTGTTCAAAATGTTCACTCTCAGTCTGTTGAAGGGTTAATTGAAAAATACCGTGATAGAGGATATGTAATAACTAAAGTTGAAAAAGACATTTATAAAATTGAAAATAAATGGGGTGATGTATTAAACTATGTTGAACTAACAACATCAAACGAGGCTAATCTAAAATTATTCGACGATCCAAAGTTAAATTACCCTGATCCGCAGTATATCTACCCATACGAGTTGGATACAACAATTTACGGGCAAAAATATAAGCTTTGGAAGGAAATTGATGTTTCAACGTATTTGCCATCAGACCCTATAGTTATTGCGGATGCGAATAATAATGGTTTGCCGGAAATTTATGGAGTACTGTACGGATTGGATACACTTGATCTGCATAGTGTTATATATGAAATGGATTCATTAAAGAACTTTCCGCTAAAGTATATTTATAAACCTGAGCCATGGTTCGTACAACATCCAGTGACAATAGGAGACATAAATGGAGATGGGATAAAAGATTTAGGCGTTAGAGCGGGTCCATATACAATACATCATTTAAGATTTTATACAGGAAATAGTATCAATTCTCTGCCAACGAATTTTATGTTCATTTCAAATTATTTAAATGGATTAGTAACTAATTGCAAAATTTTAGATTTGGATAAAAACGGTAGAACAAATTTAATCTGTCGTTCAGAGACTTATATGAGAATTTATATACTCGAATATAATCCGCTTACTAACAATTATGATTCTGTATTTTCAATGCGGAGTCCATTAGATCGACAACTTAGAACTTTTACAGTTGGTGATTTCGATCAGGATGGAAAAGGTGATATTTTTTTCGGAAGCGGTACAAAACTATTTATGCTTGAAAATGTTTTTGGACGAGAATACCAAATTGTATGGGAGACTACACTCCCCTATTCGAATCTTGCTTATTTTATGGTAACAAACGATTTTAATAAGAACGGCAAACCGGAATTTTGGGTGGGTTCTCAATTTCTTCCCACATATACTTATCCTTTTCTAGTTCTTTGGTGTTTTGAATCTAACGGAGATAACAGTTATGAACTAATTCATCAGATTTATCTTATTGATGCAGAATCCTGGATTACAGGTTATGCCCTACCTTCGGATATAGATAACGACGGAGAGGAGGAACTAGTAATTTGCGTAGCCGAAAATTTTGTAATTATCTTAAAACCCAAGCGAGTTGAAGGCAAATATATCTTTGAACCGTTTTATATCAATTTTTCAAAAAGGTTTAACTATTTTTCTGTCAATACTTATGACTTCGACAATGACGGTAAGCTGGAACTAACTATATCGGGAGACAGGTGGCGAACTTCTCCATCTCAAGCATGGACTGCCACGCGGATTTATAAAGAAAATTTTCTATCAAGCGTTAAAAATGATAAAAATACTAAACTGGAAAATTTTAGAATAAGTCACAGCTATCCAAATCCATTTAACAGTAAAACACAGTTTAAACTTCTTGTTCCAAATAACCTTAAATCCAATCACTTTGATATTAGAATATTTAATCTCTTAGGAAAAGAAATAAAAGTCTTATTAAATCAGGAATTGTATTCGGGCGGTCATTTTATAGAATGGGATGGTAAAAACAATGATGGATATGAACTTGCTAGCGGAATGTATTTCATACAGGTCAAAAACCTGCAAACTATTCAAACAATCAAAACAATTTTAATTAAATAG
- a CDS encoding EamA/RhaT family transporter — protein MYRFAPFAVIIAASLWGLDGIVLRPSLYALPVPLVVFIESSIVALILTPFFIKQIPKIKLLDKIDWLAFFAVAMLGGALGTMTITKALFYVNFVNLSVVILIQKLQPAFAILLASLLLKEKLPKIFYLWAGIAIVGAYIMTFGANLPIFTTGDKTAIAAVFSLIAAFSFGSSTVFSKRALRNVGFELGTYLRFLISSIIMLVIVLSLSQIGSISNVTNHQWLIFLIIAFTTGGAAIFLYYYGLKSIPASISAICELAFPFTAILLEYFVHGNMLDAIQWFGVVMLFAGMIKVSQIKIGNNEKSN, from the coding sequence ATGTATAGATTTGCACCGTTTGCCGTGATCATAGCCGCCTCGCTTTGGGGATTAGATGGAATTGTTTTAAGACCATCGCTTTATGCTTTGCCCGTCCCGCTAGTAGTTTTTATTGAAAGCTCAATAGTTGCTCTGATTCTGACACCTTTTTTCATCAAGCAAATTCCAAAAATCAAGCTGCTCGATAAAATCGATTGGCTTGCGTTCTTTGCAGTTGCAATGCTCGGCGGAGCGCTTGGTACAATGACGATCACAAAAGCTTTGTTTTATGTCAACTTCGTGAATCTCTCGGTCGTGATTCTAATTCAAAAGCTTCAGCCGGCATTTGCGATCTTACTTGCTTCGCTTCTGCTCAAAGAAAAACTTCCAAAGATTTTTTACTTGTGGGCGGGGATTGCCATTGTCGGTGCATACATAATGACATTTGGAGCGAATCTCCCAATATTCACAACCGGAGATAAGACGGCGATCGCTGCGGTTTTTTCGCTAATCGCAGCTTTTAGTTTCGGTTCATCTACTGTTTTCAGCAAACGTGCTTTGCGAAATGTCGGATTCGAGCTTGGAACATATTTAAGATTCTTGATAAGCTCGATCATAATGCTTGTAATCGTTTTAAGCTTGAGTCAAATTGGAAGCATATCGAATGTTACGAATCATCAATGGCTGATATTTTTGATAATTGCATTTACCACCGGCGGGGCTGCGATCTTTCTCTATTATTATGGATTGAAAAGTATTCCTGCATCCATTTCGGCAATTTGTGAATTAGCTTTTCCATTCACTGCAATACTGCTCGAATATTTTGTCCACGGAAATATGCTTGATGCAATTCAATGGTTCGGTGTCGTAATGCTTTTTGCGGGAATGATCAAAGTCTCCCAGATAAAGATTGGAAATAATGAAAAAAGTAATTGA